In Miscanthus floridulus cultivar M001 chromosome 8, ASM1932011v1, whole genome shotgun sequence, the sequence GCACCTTCTCCTTGGACGCCGAGCGCGGGACATGGAGGAAGGAGGGAGACTGGGTGGCTCCGTGCCATGAGCGTGCTCTGTTCGTGCCAGAGCTCCGTTCAGTCACTAGGCGTGGGGCGAACaaagccgtcgccgtcgtcggagCCTCGCCGTGGTGCGCGAGTGCGGGCCTTCGGGCACCGCAGCGGGGCAGCTCCCGCACGCATGCCGGGGAGCGTCGGTGGCGGAGGCTCCCGCTTGCAGGTGGTGGAGCGGCCATGGTGGGGTGGGCGTGCGGCCCCGGCCGGCGTCGTGGGCGGGACGGAGGTAGAGCCAGAGGGGCGACGGAGGTTGGGCGGGGATTTCTTGGTTGGCTGCTGTTGGTGGAGAGGGTGGACTGGTGGAGGGGATAAGGCCAGAGGGGCAGGCAGAGAGAGAAGGTTTGGGTGGCTGACAAACAGGCCCCACTATAAGGATAAAATAGTCATTTCATCTGCCTGATTGATAGCATCAGAGGCAAAACTGGATGGAATTGTGtagagggcaaaaaaaaaagtttgatgATGGCACCAAAGTATATTCAAACTTTTTAGTGGTAAGTAGGCTACGACAATCTTTTACAGTGGTACGGAGGTAAAAGGCTCGTGGAGTATGGAGTGTGTGTTCGTGCACGGGAATGGTGGAGTGGGTGGGTGCGAGAGAGATAAAGAGGAGAGGGGCTTTTATGGATGCTGCCAAACTTGCCACGTGGAGCTCGAGCTGAGCTGACAGCCGAGTGAAGGCCGTCGTGATGAGCGAGAGAAGTGGAGCAACAAAGAGGTGGGCCCACAGCATTACAAGCACCTGCTCgtgttcctttttttctttttcttttttgcgtTTGTGTTTTTTCCGGTGAAGTGTTGTAATTTGGGGCAGGCGGGGGCAGTAGCTAAAATTAGCGGTAAACAGATTTGCTAATAAACCTGCTAACTATTAGCAGGTGGGCTGTTAAGTATTAGTTTCATTAGCAGATTTAGAGTTACTAACAAGTGTTAATAGTTCATATACACCTTTAACTCACTATCAGGCATCTATTAACAGGTAGATCCAAATAGCACCTGTTAAAAaatagctagctaaaaattaacAGTTAATAGCTAAATAATTTTTAGTGTTAATAGGTCGAAACAAGCCCGAAGGTTGAGAAGGGTAAATTATAGCATAGGATGCCTCTTCCTGCTCACATCCTAGCCACGTTGTTGTGTGTAAGCAAAGCATGTCTCCCGTTTGCTTGGTTGCCACGATAGTAGCAAATGATACAGGTTACCTGGCTTGTTGCTCCTCGTTTCCGTGTGAATGAAATGCAGTCCTCTCTATGTCCGGCTTTGTCAATGAAATGGTGTCAATATAACTGGGGTTTAAACTCTTTTGGACTGCATGAAATTGAATTGAATTTCTAAATTCTCTGAAGCAAACAATCTCTTTGACTTGGACTATCTAGACTATATATATACACTAAAATAACAAACATTTTTGTCTTGAGAAATACTAGGtttttttcttgaacacgcaAAAGGTTTACATGTCATTATATTAAAAAATGAGAAGCTTTGTTACAAAGCACTTCGCCCACGCTGCAGGGGGCTCAAAGGATCAATGAAGCTCATGCCCGCCCTAAGGCCATACTAACTAAGCTAATACTAGGTTCCATAGCACACGGTAGCTTTACTAGTTCTTTAAAAACGCATAAAAAAGAAACCAATAAGTTGATGAACAGGGGAATAAATAAATAGGTGCTGTacaaaacatgtttctaaacatgtttagagagACGGACACTAGCGCAATACTGTTGTGACTTGTGAGTACGTCGAGAGATAACGAAATTTAGGCGTTTATTTCCTCTCCATCAAGTTTCCTCCTTATCATATCGAATATTTCGACACATGCATGCagtattaaatatatactaaaaataactaattgtatagattacgactaatttgcgagatgaattttttaagtctaattagtttatgatttgacaatatggtgctacagtaaacatatgctaatgaaggattaattaggcttaataaattcatctcgcggattaccgacagattctgtaatttgttttttattagtatccaaacacccccaTGTGACACCCAcatgtgacacccgatgtgacatcATTAAACTTTACTCCgtggatttaaacaccacctactTTTGATATTGTTATTTAATTAAAAATCCCTGAAAAGGCCATTAAAAGAACTCTGACATGGCTGTGACTGATTTGTAggactgatttgttgtaagagaaaaatattgttcccatCACTAAAAAGTAGGActgattctagctgataagctcaagcgaacaagaAAGTGACGCTGCTGGTGGGCTTTGGTTCTGGCCAAACATGTTTAAAATCTATCCACACGGTATTACTACATTTTTTATTatcaatattttaatttttcaccCCGATGTAATGCTGTTAGGCATTAACAaatttttcctttatattataaaaaatatcaacTTTTGACAGGATTAACAGTACTGTATTCCTTATAGATAAAACTTTTGTAATATAAGACCATTTCTTTTTTAGAGTTTATTGTGGTATTCTCAAATAACTGTAAGCCATTCATTTAACTAGATAGAATTATCTATTACTTTCTAATAGGTAACATGTGAAATATATATttgattaatttttttattttgtaaagTAGGATGAATAAAGAAAGTTTTAGCTCTATAAATCTTTCTTTTAGATCTAATTGATGCATGTGATAATCCTCATATCAATTTGAGCTATAATCCTCACATCTTTCTTTTAGCTTTGTAAGTTAGATATTTTTCCATTCCTTTTACAATTGATGTGAGGATTATCAATCCAAATCCATTTTGCAGGTTCTATTCAGGAGAGCCACTGGTTTGGTTTCGGACCAATTTACAAATGTATGAGGATCGACATAGCGCACATGGTGGGAGGCTTGCAAACTTTGGTGACCATGATAGTGAGACTATTTGTATCCTATGGATGGCCTTTGTTATTTAGAATTGGCTTCTGAGTTGTTTTTGTCATAAAAACTTTATTAGCCAAGAAATATTGAGTTGTAATGAATTTGTCTGATTCCTCCTCAAAGGATGAATCCGTAAAAAAATTTCCATTATTGCCTGAAAAAAAATGTGCATGTCAAAATGGAAATTCACATTTGTTTTGTCTTTTCTCCTTTTCTGAAAGAACCTTTTTTAATTCTAAAAACAGTTCTTATTATATAGATTATTCTTCTAAGCAGTAGTAGTACTAGTGTAAAGATCTTTTTGTCCTAAAGAAAATCTTAATACTGCTCTGTCTCCACTAGGTAGGAAAAATTCTAGGGCAATAGCGTCATCCATGCATCTACATATTATATATAATTGTTTGGTACCAATGCAAAGACATTCGTACACGTCAGGAAGTATGTTATTGTTTAGTGATTCCATTCGATAAGACAAAATCAGTAACGCATGTGTCCGAGATCCGATTTTGGCTTATGCTAATCATCAAACGCATCAGGTAGTGTGGGAGGTACCATCTAAGCATGCACGTGATGTGAGCGGTCATTGTAGAGTGGAGTATTATCCCCCGCCACACATGCCACTGTCGCTTGCAAAGCATCTAATGGTCGTAGGCGATGCCTATTTTCAAGGCTGGCCAGACTATTACTGATACATAGCACCACGTGAGTCTTATTCAGTTTTCATATGTGCACCAGCTAGAGACAAAACGGAGGGAGGATGAGAGAAAGCTTGAGGCCAAGCTATCTGCCTTAGTGTTAAACTCAAGCTTTGTTCACTGTTCTGTGTTTTTTCTCTTAAAACCACCTTTCATGTAACTATTGATCTGCTACTTGGGTGTCATCTGTTTCTGAAATGAGTCTTCTGAACTCTGGATCAAATCGTTCACTCTCTGTTTTGTCGTGGAATGTGCGCGGCCTAGGCGACCCGAATAAATGCAATGTTGTACGTGATGCAATTTCTTCTGCTAACCCAACTGTTATGTGCGTCCAAGAATCAAAATTGCACAGCATCGATCAGTTCAAAATCAAAACCTTCCTACCCCCTCAACTTGCCTGCAGCTACAAATACATACCAGCCGTCGGGTCCAGGGGTGGCATTGTCACTGCCTGGAGCCAATCTTACTGGTCCTGCTCCGACTTCACTCTCAAAAACCACTCGCTCACTACTCTTCTCGTCAGCACGCTGTCTGACCACTCACTCACTGTCACAAATGTCTACGGTCCGTCAGACCATCGTCACTCTAGTGACTTTCTTCGTGAACTTCATGACCTATCCTCCAATATCAATGGCCTCTGGGTCATCATCGGAGATTTCAATCTTATCCGGTGGGGGGATGAGAAAAACAACGTCAATGTCAACATCCCTCTTATGAACACATTCAATGACACCATCAACTCCTTGGGGGTGATGGAAATCCCACTGCTTGGACGTAACTTCACCTGGTCCAACGGCCAGGAACCTCCAATCCTAGCCAAGCTTGATCGAGCACTGGTCAACCTCGCCCACACTACTACCTTCCCTGATACTTCACTCTCACCTAGGGCAAAGCCAACATCCGACCACACCCCGTTGTTTCTTTCCATGTCCACCTCCATTCCGAAATCCAGTGTTTTCCGCTTCGAGAATGCTTGGCTGCACCGTCAAAATTTCCTACAAACTGTCCTTCCTGCGTGGGCTGAAGCGCGTGTATGCCGCGATGCGGCGGGTCAGCTTGCAGCTTGTCTCAAGTCGGCTAGAGCCACGACAAAGGTTTGGGCACGGCGTTTTAGGGCGCCTCGCCAAATAATTTCCAACTGCAAATTTATTATCCTCTTACTTGATTCCTTTGAGGAGGAGCGGGCTCTTTCTTTTGATGAGTTACAGGCACGCAAGACTCGTATTGACTGCCTCGCCCAAGCAATCAAAGAGAAAGCAGCTTACTGGAAGCAGCGTAGTAAGTTCCAGCAATCAGGGAAGGCGATGCAAACACTGCCTTTCATCATGCCCAGGCCACCGTCCATCTGCGAAACAACTCCATCCGATGGGTTGAAGTGCACGGCTCGGTGATTGCCAACCATGACGGGAAAATACAAGCTCTCATCAACTTTTTCAGCTCCATCATCGGCGAACCAGGGACCTCAGCTTGGAACTTTGATGTGCATGCTCTCTTCCATGACAGATAGCGGCCGTccagtgagctcatcgctcctTTCTCTGAATTGGAAGCCTTCGAAGCTCTGAAATCCATGGACAGATCAAGTGCACCGGGCCCCGACGGTTTCGGACCTTCTTTTTACAGGGCGTCTTGGAGCAGTATAAAGTCGCAAGTCACAGGTCATGGCCTTCCTGCAAGCCTTCCAacagaggcaagtgcagctagagAGGATCAACCATTCTTACATGGTGCTTATCCCAAAAAAGCCTGGAGATGTAGCTGTGGACGCATTCAGGCCAATATGCCTACAAAATTGCTCCATCAAGATACTTAGCAAAATGCTCACAAGAAGACTGCAGAAAGAGATTGGGAACTTGATTGACCTACACCAAACAGGCTTCTTAAAGGGTCGCTCTATCTCTAAAACTTTCGTCTTTGCAGTTGAACTGATTCAGACTTGCAACAAAAGGAGACTGCCGACCTTGGTGCTTAAGTTAGACTTTGCGAAGGCCTTTGACACAGTGATTTGGGAGAGCTTGGACACTATTCTAAAGGCCAGGGGGTTTCATGACAGATGGTGTGCTTGGATGCGGGATATCCTATCCTCATCGAAATCGGCGGTGCTTGTTAATGGCTGCCCGGGCCCTTGGATTACATGCAAACGGGGCCTGCGACAAGGTGATCCGTTGTCGCCCTACCTCTTTCTTCTGGTGGCTGACTCTCTTCAGGCTATGATTCGGTCAGTAGCGACAGTCAAGAGTCCGGTGGACAGTGACAGCCCATGCGCGGTTCTTCAGTATGTGGACGATACTCTGCTAGTTCTACGGGGTGATGTTGCTGATGTCCAAGCTTTGAAGAATATCCTGCAAGCTTTCTCAGAGGCCACAGGTCTAAAAATCAACTACAGCAAGAGCACCTTAGTCCCCATTCACAGGACGTTGGCTTGGCAGCAGACTGTGTCACCATAATGGGGTGTGCCCACCAGTCTTTCCCTCAAAACTACCTAGGCCTCCCTCTATCGGCCTCGAAACTACCAGTCCCAGCTTTCTCAACGTATGTCGACAGGACCGACAAATTCCTCTCCTCCTGGCAAGCTTCCCTACTCAATACCATGGGCCGAGTCGTTTTGATCAACTCAGTCCTAGATGCACAGCTGGTGTACATCATGTCAGCAATGCAGATTCCTCAAGAAACCATCTCCCAGATAGACAAATGCCGCCGCTCCTTTCTTTGGGCCGGCAACAAAGAATTTTCAGGCAGCAAATGTCTTGTGGCCTGGACCAACGTTTGCACGACAAAAGAACTTGGGGGGCTTGGAATCAGGGACTTTGGCACTCACAACATCTGCCTGCTGCTTAACCTTGTCCACCGCCTCCACTGCGCTGATGCATCGGCATGGGCACAGTGGATCAGGGGTAAGGCTGATATTGCAAACATGAAAGGGGAAAATCTTGGACATCACTGGGAGCTACTACAGTCACTGCTACCACTTTACTAAGCACTGACAACGGTGGAATTGGGGGATGGCCGATCAACTCTTCTCTGGACGAATGTCTGGAATGGCGACGAGGCGTTGGAAGATCGTCTTCCACGGCTCTTCTCATATTGCACCAGGAAAGATTCAACGGTGCAGCAAGCTATTAACTCCAACCTTCATGGCTGCTTTGTAAATCGAATGTCAACGCGGGCAAATGATGAGTTGCAGCAGCTTAAGGTTATCCTCTAACAAACCCAATTGACGGATCAACCGGACACACGGCTGTCGGCATTCAGTCGGACGAAGGACAGGCTCGACACCTTGGCCATCTACAGGCTACTCAAAGCCCAAGGACATCAAGATGACCCCTCTTCGGCTTTTATCTGGAAGAACGCGGTGCCACCTCAGGTTCAGATGTTCTTCTGGCTACTCCTCAGAGGTAGAATCCAATGCAGGGCAAACCTATACCGCAAGAACATCATGGACCTGCCAAACTGCCTCGTCTGCGGAATGGATGATGAGACGCCTGATCACCTAATCTTTGAATGCCCAATCGCTGCACAGTTCTGGCGGGTGCTCGGAATACAGCCTGATGGCCTACATTGCAGAAACTGGCACCATATTCAGAGAGTGTCTGGAATCCCCGATGACCAATACAGTGCCTTCATCATGATGTGCTGCTGGGTGCTTTGGAAACGCCAAAATGCGTTTGTTTTCAGAGATGAAGTGATCCCTATCAGAACCATTTTTCTACAATGCAAATCTGAATCAGCAAACTAGAAAGCTCGTATGCCAAAGAGAAGCAAGCGAGTTGCTGAGGATTGGAGCATGGTTCTCCAAATGGCAATCAACTCGGTCCCTATGTAAGATGTCTTATGTAATCTGTCTAGATGCTCTGAAATCCTAGCGAAAACACCCTGTACAAAGTCCATGTAATCATGTAACTTGAGCTTTACTTAATAAATCAGGTGGGGATCAATCCCCCCGTTGAAGTGTTCAAAAAAAAGATTTATCTAACAATTTGTCTTTAGAGGATATCTGTGAAGGCTAAGGAgagctagttctaagtgtcgtttgatgttcttagggcctgtttggttggtgACCAAAACTTGCCACGCCAAAGGTTCGTCGTGCCACAATTTCTTCGGCAGCTGTTTGGTTCACTGCCACACCTAAGGCACGCCACACTTTCTTAGCACCCTGCCCCACATGTCATATACTCACCACACTTTCTTTGGCAGCCACAGTTTATCGAAGGTTAGACGTGGCAAGTTTTGGTcaccaaccaaacatg encodes:
- the LOC136468744 gene encoding uncharacterized protein, which gives rise to MSLLNSGSNRSLSVLSWNVRGLGDPNKCNVVRDAISSANPTVMCVQESKLHSIDQFKIKTFLPPQLACSYKYIPAVGSRGGIVTAWSQSYWSCSDFTLKNHSLTTLLVSTLSDHSLTVTNVYGPSDHRHSSDFLRELHDLSSNINGLWVIIGDFNLIRWGDEKNNVNVNIPLMNTFNDTINSLGVMEIPLLGRNFTWSNGQEPPILAKLDRALVNLAHTTTFPDTSLSPRAKPTSDHTPLFLSMSTSIPKSSVFRFENAWLHRQNFLQTVLPAWAEARVCRDAAGQLAACLKSARATTKVWARRFRAPRQIISNCKFIILLLDSFEEERALSFDELQARKTRIDCLAQAIKEKAAYWKQRSKFQQSGKAMQTLPFIMPRPPSICETTPSDGLKCTAR